Proteins encoded by one window of Halomonas sp. Bachu 37:
- a CDS encoding LysR family transcriptional regulator, translating into MLELRHLRTLVALRDTGSLVEAAERVHLTQSALSHQLKDLEARLGSALFIRKSRPVEFTRAGLRLLALSEQILPQVRVAERDLARLAGTEQGRLHMAIECHSCFQWLMPTVDHFRDHWPEVEIDIPSGHHFDPLPALAREQLDLVITADPQPLSGVHYEPLFRYEGLLAVARQHPLTGKPFVSAQDIREETLITYPVEQSRLDIFTQFLDPAGIRPKEIRTAELTIMMMQLVASGRGVCALPNWALTEYLERNYVTAVRLGPEGVWGTLYAALREETREAPWMEDFLRTARETSFAVLAGIKPA; encoded by the coding sequence ATGCTAGAGCTACGTCATTTGCGCACTTTGGTCGCCTTGCGCGATACCGGTTCGCTGGTGGAAGCCGCCGAGCGCGTCCACCTGACCCAATCGGCCCTTTCCCACCAGCTCAAGGATCTCGAGGCGCGGCTGGGTAGCGCCCTGTTCATCCGCAAGTCTCGCCCGGTGGAGTTCACCCGCGCCGGGCTGCGCCTGCTGGCTTTGAGCGAGCAGATACTGCCCCAAGTACGGGTTGCCGAGCGTGATCTGGCGCGCCTGGCGGGAACCGAACAGGGCAGGCTGCACATGGCCATCGAGTGCCATAGCTGTTTTCAGTGGTTGATGCCGACGGTGGATCATTTCCGCGACCACTGGCCGGAAGTGGAGATCGATATCCCCAGCGGTCATCACTTCGATCCCCTGCCCGCCCTGGCGCGTGAGCAGCTCGACCTGGTGATCACCGCCGATCCCCAGCCGCTGTCCGGGGTGCACTACGAGCCGCTGTTTCGCTACGAGGGGCTTCTTGCGGTGGCCAGGCAGCACCCCCTGACGGGAAAGCCTTTCGTTTCGGCACAAGATATCCGCGAGGAAACCCTGATCACTTATCCGGTGGAACAGTCGCGCCTGGATATCTTCACCCAGTTTCTGGATCCGGCGGGCATCCGGCCCAAGGAGATTCGTACCGCCGAGCTGACTATCATGATGATGCAGTTGGTGGCCAGTGGTCGTGGCGTCTGCGCCCTACCCAACTGGGCCTTGACCGAATACCTGGAGCGCAACTACGTCACTGCCGTGCGCCTGGGTCCGGAGGGCGTGTGGGGAACGCTTTACGCCGCCTTGCGCGAGGAGACCCGCGAAGCGCCATGGATGGAGGATTTTCTGCGTACCGCTCGGGAAACGTCGTTTGCTGTACTGGCGGGTATCAAGCCGGCTTAA
- the metE gene encoding 5-methyltetrahydropteroyltriglutamate--homocysteine S-methyltransferase: MTVSHILGYPRIGAQRELKKATEAYWKGEMDRESLEASARELRSRHWQAQHSAGLDWVTVGDFAFYDQVLNVSTLLGAVPQRFAADSEVAQGDIDLDTTFRMARGRAPSGTPAAACEMTKYFDTNYHYLVPELHQGQRFQLATQRLFDEVAEAQQLGYNVKVTLTGPLTWLWLGKEKGQAFERLSLLEGVLDVYCEILTRLAGQGVEWVQLDEPALVQDLPLAWQQAYERAYHRLQAAPLKLMVATYFGALGDNLSLATRLPVAGLHVDAVRAPEQLDHVIDRLGPHQVLSVGAVDGRNIWRADLAALRERLLPVRVRLGSRLWLAPSCSLLHVPVDLDAETELDSELTQWLAFARQKLDEVVSLSRLLDNRPTAEDEARLAAATRALDARRDSARTHRQAVKERLAAIQPGDSERRSVYAERAVAQRRKLALPLFPTTTIGSFPQTQDIRAARRAYKAGELSREAYEARMREEIAYTIERQDALGLDVPVHGEAERNDMVEYFGEQLDGFAFTRFGWVQSYGSRCVKPPIIYGDVTRPQPMTVRWSEYAQSLTDKPMKGMLTGPVTILQWSFVRDDQSRATTCRQIALTLRDEVNSLEAAGIGVIQIDEPALREGLPLRQGQWQDYLDWAVDCFKLSAAGVRDETQIHTHMCYSEFNDIIAAIAALDADVITIETSRSDMELLDAFQDFAYPNEIGPGVYDIHTPNIPDVEWMVQLMEKALEKIPAERLWVNPDCGLKTRGWAEVEPALANMVQAAEVLRRRHG, encoded by the coding sequence ATGACAGTTTCTCATATTCTGGGTTATCCCCGCATCGGCGCGCAGCGCGAATTGAAAAAAGCCACGGAAGCCTACTGGAAAGGCGAGATGGATCGCGAGTCGCTCGAAGCCAGCGCCCGAGAGCTGCGCAGTCGCCATTGGCAGGCGCAGCATAGCGCGGGCCTGGACTGGGTCACGGTGGGCGACTTCGCTTTCTACGATCAGGTGCTCAACGTTTCCACGCTGCTGGGCGCCGTGCCCCAGCGCTTCGCGGCGGACTCGGAAGTGGCCCAAGGCGATATCGACCTCGACACGACCTTCCGCATGGCCCGCGGGCGGGCCCCAAGCGGCACGCCGGCGGCGGCGTGCGAGATGACCAAGTATTTCGACACCAACTATCACTACCTGGTGCCGGAACTGCACCAGGGGCAGCGCTTTCAGCTGGCCACGCAGCGCCTGTTCGATGAAGTGGCAGAAGCACAACAGCTGGGTTACAACGTCAAGGTTACCTTGACCGGGCCGCTCACCTGGCTGTGGCTGGGCAAGGAGAAGGGTCAGGCCTTCGAGCGCCTGAGCCTGCTCGAAGGCGTGCTGGACGTCTACTGTGAAATACTTACGCGTCTGGCGGGCCAGGGAGTCGAGTGGGTGCAGCTGGACGAGCCTGCACTGGTACAGGATCTACCTTTGGCGTGGCAACAAGCCTATGAGCGTGCCTATCATCGTCTCCAGGCCGCGCCGCTGAAACTGATGGTGGCGACCTATTTCGGCGCCTTGGGAGACAATTTATCACTGGCGACGCGCCTGCCCGTGGCCGGTCTGCACGTGGATGCCGTACGCGCCCCCGAGCAGCTGGATCATGTCATCGACCGCCTCGGCCCGCATCAAGTGCTCTCGGTGGGCGCGGTGGATGGACGCAACATCTGGCGTGCCGACCTGGCCGCGTTGCGCGAACGCCTTCTGCCGGTGCGAGTGCGCCTGGGCAGTCGTCTGTGGCTGGCACCGAGTTGTTCGCTATTGCATGTGCCGGTGGATCTGGACGCTGAAACCGAGCTCGATAGCGAGCTGACTCAGTGGCTGGCTTTCGCTCGCCAGAAGCTGGATGAAGTGGTCAGTCTGTCGCGCTTGTTGGATAACCGGCCGACCGCCGAGGATGAAGCGCGTCTGGCCGCCGCGACTCGCGCCCTGGACGCCCGACGCGACTCGGCGCGCACCCATCGCCAGGCGGTGAAGGAGCGCCTGGCGGCGATCCAGCCCGGTGACAGCGAGCGCCGCAGCGTCTATGCCGAGCGGGCCGTGGCTCAACGGCGCAAGCTGGCCTTGCCGTTGTTTCCCACCACTACCATCGGGTCGTTTCCCCAGACCCAGGATATCCGCGCCGCCCGCCGCGCCTACAAGGCCGGCGAGTTGAGCCGCGAAGCTTACGAGGCGCGCATGCGCGAGGAGATCGCCTACACCATCGAGCGCCAGGACGCCCTGGGCCTGGATGTACCGGTACACGGTGAGGCGGAACGTAACGACATGGTCGAGTACTTTGGCGAGCAACTCGATGGCTTTGCCTTCACCAGGTTCGGCTGGGTGCAGAGTTACGGCTCGCGCTGCGTCAAGCCGCCGATCATCTACGGAGATGTTACCCGGCCCCAGCCGATGACGGTGCGCTGGAGCGAATACGCCCAGAGCCTGACTGACAAGCCGATGAAAGGCATGCTCACGGGGCCGGTGACCATTCTACAGTGGTCGTTCGTGCGCGATGACCAGTCCCGTGCCACCACCTGCCGCCAGATCGCCCTGACCCTGCGCGATGAAGTGAATAGCCTGGAAGCGGCGGGAATCGGCGTGATCCAGATCGACGAGCCGGCCCTGCGCGAGGGTTTGCCGCTGCGCCAGGGCCAATGGCAAGACTACCTGGATTGGGCCGTGGATTGCTTCAAGTTGAGTGCGGCGGGCGTGCGGGACGAAACTCAGATCCACACCCACATGTGCTACTCGGAATTCAACGACATCATCGCCGCCATTGCCGCCCTGGATGCCGATGTCATCACCATCGAGACGTCACGGTCGGACATGGAACTGCTGGACGCCTTTCAGGACTTCGCCTACCCCAACGAGATCGGGCCGGGTGTCTACGATATCCATACCCCCAACATTCCCGATGTCGAATGGATGGTGCAGTTGATGGAGAAGGCGTTGGAAA